A genomic window from Pseudonocardia broussonetiae includes:
- a CDS encoding Rieske 2Fe-2S domain-containing protein: protein MLSAEKNERLTRVGPGTPMGELLRRYWWPVATHDMATRIPVKRRLLGEDLVLYRDGSGTVGLLAEQCPHRRAALWLGCTEEEGLRCGYHGWRFDADGRCLEQPGEPADSTFKDRIRATAYPVQELGGLVFAYLGPLPAPELPRYDLFVWEDAWRDIGHAELPCNFVQIMENSVDPYHVEWLHGRYGNFLREIGGKAAPLPVVSKKHVKVAFEVFEHGILKRRVLEGHTEEDEDWKVGHPLVFPHMLRVGAAGLATFQIRVPIDDENTWHVWYQTYRPEGGAPAQETIPTYEVPLFDERGEYLRDYVDGQDIVAWITQGRISDRTKEHLGRSDLGVILLRKLYAEQMDAVARGEDPLCTYREPHDVIDLPMEKDKFGSAMAFRQLWTRESSVRYSPIKEEVLQLFGDPVPTW from the coding sequence ATGCTGAGCGCCGAGAAGAACGAGCGCCTGACGCGGGTCGGGCCGGGCACTCCCATGGGTGAGCTGCTGCGCCGCTACTGGTGGCCGGTCGCCACCCACGACATGGCGACGCGCATCCCGGTGAAGCGCCGCCTGCTCGGCGAGGACCTCGTCCTCTACCGCGACGGCAGCGGCACCGTGGGCCTGCTCGCCGAGCAGTGCCCGCACCGCCGCGCCGCGCTGTGGCTGGGCTGCACCGAGGAGGAGGGCCTGCGCTGCGGGTACCACGGCTGGCGCTTCGACGCCGACGGCCGCTGCCTGGAGCAGCCCGGCGAGCCCGCCGACTCCACGTTCAAGGACCGCATCCGCGCCACCGCCTACCCCGTGCAGGAGCTGGGCGGGCTCGTGTTCGCCTACCTCGGCCCGCTGCCCGCGCCGGAGCTCCCCCGCTACGACCTGTTCGTGTGGGAGGACGCCTGGCGCGACATCGGTCACGCCGAGCTGCCCTGCAACTTCGTGCAGATCATGGAGAACTCCGTCGACCCGTACCACGTCGAGTGGCTGCACGGGCGCTACGGCAACTTCCTGCGGGAGATCGGCGGCAAGGCCGCGCCGCTGCCCGTCGTCAGCAAGAAGCACGTGAAGGTCGCGTTCGAGGTCTTCGAGCACGGCATCCTCAAGCGCCGCGTGCTGGAGGGGCACACCGAGGAGGACGAGGACTGGAAGGTGGGGCACCCGCTGGTGTTCCCGCACATGCTGCGCGTCGGCGCGGCGGGGCTCGCGACGTTCCAGATCCGGGTGCCGATCGACGACGAGAACACCTGGCACGTCTGGTACCAGACCTACCGGCCCGAGGGCGGCGCCCCGGCGCAGGAGACGATCCCGACCTACGAGGTGCCGCTGTTCGACGAGCGGGGCGAGTACCTGCGCGACTACGTCGACGGGCAGGACATCGTCGCGTGGATCACCCAGGGCCGGATCTCCGACCGCACGAAGGAGCACCTGGGCCGCTCCGACCTCGGCGTGATCCTGCTGCGCAAGCTCTACGCCGAGCAGATGGACGCCGTCGCGCGCGGGGAGGACCCGCTGTGCACCTACCGCGAGCCGCACGACGTCATCGACCTGCCGATGGAGAAGGACAAGTTCGGCTCGGCGATGGCGTTCCGGCAGCTGTGGACGCGCGAGAGCTCGGTGCGCTACTCCCCCATCAAGGAGGAGGTCCTGCAGCTGTTCGGCGACCCGGTGCCGACGTGGTGA
- a CDS encoding 2-keto-4-pentenoate hydratase, whose amino-acid sequence MPVTDAPAKARALYDARRTRVPIAPFTDEDPTLGMADGYAVQRELIALLLADGDRIIGHKVGLTSKPMQKMIGVDSPDYGPVLASTVYRDGDTIPLDRFIAPKIEAEIVFVLGSRLQGPGVTVTEAHAAIAGAVAAMEIVDSRIADWRIKLADTVADLASNGAMATSSRIVPLDGIDSRLIGMTLTRNGELIDTGAGAAALGDPVAVVAWLANVLGENGVALEPGHLIMTGALHAAVPMAAGDVFRAEFDRLGPITVRVGA is encoded by the coding sequence ATGCCCGTGACCGACGCACCGGCGAAGGCCCGGGCGCTCTACGACGCCCGGCGCACCCGCGTGCCCATCGCGCCCTTCACCGACGAGGACCCGACCCTGGGGATGGCCGACGGCTACGCGGTGCAGCGCGAGCTGATCGCGCTGCTGCTGGCCGACGGCGACCGGATCATCGGCCACAAGGTCGGGCTGACGAGCAAGCCGATGCAGAAGATGATCGGCGTCGACTCCCCCGACTACGGCCCCGTCCTCGCCTCCACCGTCTACCGCGACGGCGACACGATCCCGCTCGACCGCTTCATCGCCCCGAAGATCGAGGCCGAGATCGTGTTCGTGCTCGGCTCGCGGCTGCAGGGGCCCGGCGTCACGGTCACGGAGGCGCACGCGGCCATCGCGGGCGCCGTCGCCGCGATGGAGATCGTCGACTCCCGGATCGCCGACTGGCGGATCAAGCTGGCCGACACCGTCGCCGACCTCGCCTCCAACGGCGCGATGGCCACCTCGAGCCGGATCGTCCCGCTCGACGGGATCGACTCCCGTCTGATCGGCATGACGCTCACCCGCAACGGCGAGCTCATCGACACCGGCGCCGGCGCGGCCGCGCTGGGCGACCCGGTGGCCGTCGTCGCCTGGCTCGCCAACGTGCTCGGGGAGAACGGCGTCGCGCTGGAGCCCGGGCACCTGATCATGACCGGTGCGCTGCACGCCGCGGTCCCGATGGCCGCGGGCGACGTCTTCCGCGCCGAGTTCGACCGGCTCGGCCCGATCACGGTGAGGGTGGGCGCATGA
- a CDS encoding phosphatase PAP2 family protein, which yields MTVTEDDARAAGRFAAGSAAGLLALVAAGVGLVAALWFLSGPLVGLDNAVARGANGLVAPHPWFVATLTAVTSLGTGFTAALVLATLTAALLVRRQWALALYVVVAGAGGAALAPAVKGLVGRLRPVVDVPVAVAPGSSFPSGHTVTVTFWVGIVLLVLLPAVPPRARRAAVGVGVAVVVAVGLTRIGLGVHYLTDVVAGWALGAAWLGVTAVAFRSALVPAPGVGLDPAAAPDLRPAPAHDPPAHPWAVAARLLVVAVLLVGVLLGIGHLLTVVAAGTPVAAADVGLVQTVATLRVPVIDALSVPAAEMGNTLVVVVGAAVAAVLGVAVMRRLRPAVLIVAAVAGETLMFMVVASVTGRTRPPVQPLDAQLPPTSSFPSGHTAAAVALYGGIAVLVLGATREWWRWLVLATAVVIIVLVAAARLYRGAHHLSDVLGSLVLTLPWLYALDRFLPGRRSDEPQWSGSWPEATSPVGVISPVQPQAVQEQ from the coding sequence ATGACCGTCACCGAGGACGACGCCCGCGCAGCCGGGCGCTTCGCCGCAGGAAGCGCGGCGGGCCTGCTCGCGCTGGTCGCGGCGGGAGTGGGGCTGGTCGCGGCGCTGTGGTTCCTGTCCGGCCCGCTGGTCGGGCTGGACAACGCGGTGGCCCGCGGCGCCAACGGCCTCGTCGCGCCGCACCCCTGGTTCGTGGCCACCCTGACGGCGGTGACGAGCCTGGGCACCGGGTTCACCGCCGCGCTGGTGCTCGCCACGCTGACCGCCGCCCTGCTCGTGCGCCGGCAGTGGGCGCTCGCGCTCTACGTCGTCGTCGCGGGAGCGGGCGGCGCGGCCCTCGCCCCCGCCGTCAAGGGGCTGGTCGGCCGGCTGCGCCCGGTCGTCGACGTGCCGGTGGCGGTGGCGCCCGGGTCGAGCTTCCCCAGCGGCCACACGGTGACCGTCACGTTCTGGGTCGGCATCGTCCTGCTCGTCCTGCTCCCGGCCGTCCCGCCCCGGGCCCGCCGGGCCGCCGTGGGGGTGGGGGTCGCGGTGGTCGTGGCCGTCGGGCTCACCCGGATCGGGCTCGGCGTGCACTACCTGACCGACGTCGTCGCCGGGTGGGCGCTCGGGGCGGCGTGGCTCGGGGTCACCGCCGTCGCGTTCCGCAGCGCGCTCGTGCCCGCACCGGGGGTCGGGCTCGACCCCGCGGCCGCGCCCGACCTGCGCCCCGCGCCGGCCCACGACCCGCCCGCGCACCCGTGGGCCGTCGCCGCGCGGCTGCTCGTCGTCGCGGTGCTGCTGGTCGGGGTGCTGCTGGGCATCGGGCACCTGCTGACGGTGGTCGCCGCCGGCACGCCCGTCGCGGCCGCCGACGTCGGCCTGGTGCAGACCGTCGCGACCCTGCGCGTCCCGGTGATCGACGCCCTGTCCGTGCCCGCCGCGGAGATGGGCAACACGCTGGTGGTGGTCGTCGGGGCCGCCGTCGCCGCGGTGCTCGGCGTGGCCGTCATGCGCCGGCTGCGCCCGGCCGTGCTGATCGTCGCGGCGGTGGCGGGCGAGACCCTGATGTTCATGGTCGTCGCGTCCGTCACCGGCCGCACCCGGCCGCCGGTGCAGCCGCTGGACGCGCAGCTGCCGCCGACGTCGAGCTTCCCGTCCGGGCACACCGCGGCCGCCGTGGCGCTCTACGGCGGGATCGCGGTGCTCGTGCTGGGCGCGACCCGCGAGTGGTGGCGCTGGCTGGTCCTCGCGACGGCGGTGGTGATCATCGTGCTGGTCGCCGCGGCCCGGCTCTACCGCGGCGCCCACCACCTCAGTGACGTGCTGGGCAGCCTGGTGCTCACCCTGCCCTGGCTGTACGCGCTGGACCGGTTCCTACCGGGACGCCGGTCGGACGAGCCTCAGTGGTCCGGCTCGTGGCCCGAGGCGACGTCGCCGGTCGGCGTGATCTCCCCGGTCCAGCCGCAGGCGGTGCAGGAGCAGTAG
- a CDS encoding 2-hydroxymuconate tautomerase, with the protein MARATVATHDRRRRATVPLVQITLAKGRTPEQLAALGEAVTAAVHESIGAPTGNVRVVVTECEPDLWFVGGESLTALRASGQR; encoded by the coding sequence GTGGCCAGAGCCACGGTTGCCACTCACGACCGACGAAGGAGGGCCACCGTGCCGCTCGTCCAGATCACCCTCGCCAAGGGCCGCACCCCCGAGCAGCTCGCCGCCCTCGGCGAGGCCGTGACGGCCGCCGTGCACGAGTCCATCGGTGCGCCGACGGGGAACGTGCGCGTGGTCGTCACCGAGTGCGAGCCCGACCTGTGGTTCGTGGGCGGGGAGTCGCTGACGGCGCTGCGGGCGTCCGGGCAGCGGTGA
- a CDS encoding 2-keto-4-pentenoate hydratase has protein sequence MTEYAVALQKAVADRTAIDALDVPDLPTAYAVQRELRDAAGPLVGWKLGVTSRAKQAQVGVSSPVFGFLAGANALDIGEPLATSELIQPRCEPEIVFVLGRDLAGPHVTAADVIAASSGVAVGIEVLDSRYRDYKFTMADVVADNTSAGRFVVGTPVPAAGIDLRLVGVVLEKNGELVATASGAASLGHPAAAVAWMVRTMAADGEGLSAGDVVLSGGLTAAVPVAPGDVVVATIDRLGTLELGCS, from the coding sequence ATGACCGAGTACGCCGTTGCACTGCAGAAGGCGGTCGCCGACCGCACGGCCATCGACGCCCTGGACGTCCCCGACCTCCCCACCGCCTACGCCGTGCAGCGCGAGCTGCGCGACGCCGCCGGGCCGCTCGTGGGCTGGAAGCTCGGCGTCACCAGCCGCGCGAAGCAGGCCCAGGTGGGCGTGTCGAGCCCGGTGTTCGGCTTCCTCGCCGGCGCGAACGCGCTCGACATCGGCGAGCCGCTGGCGACCTCCGAGCTCATCCAGCCGCGCTGCGAGCCCGAGATCGTGTTCGTGCTCGGGCGCGACCTCGCGGGCCCGCACGTCACCGCGGCCGACGTGATCGCCGCGTCGTCGGGGGTGGCGGTGGGCATCGAGGTGCTCGACTCCCGCTACCGGGACTACAAGTTCACGATGGCCGACGTCGTCGCCGACAACACCTCCGCCGGCCGGTTCGTGGTCGGCACGCCGGTGCCGGCGGCGGGCATCGACCTGCGGCTGGTCGGCGTCGTGCTGGAGAAGAACGGTGAGCTGGTGGCCACGGCGTCCGGCGCCGCGTCGCTCGGGCACCCGGCCGCGGCCGTCGCATGGATGGTGCGGACGATGGCCGCCGACGGCGAGGGCCTCTCGGCCGGCGACGTCGTCCTGTCCGGCGGGCTGACGGCGGCGGTGCCGGTGGCGCCCGGCGACGTCGTGGTCGCCACGATCGACCGGCTCGGGACGCTCGAGCTCGGCTGCTCATGA
- a CDS encoding PEP-utilizing enzyme — MATVVPVEPYTGEWYPGFKPEHLESPYIIDGTGPFTKEDEDKFWFLDFHWSRGLTPLAAFAWGQDGYCWGTQHAAEALPLPPGRGITSRFAGTHLYGSAIPESDPREIGARANRLGTNLPRFLQNYRSTWEQGRDELEATWDHFHNLDLTAVPTGELPTLLTAARRYHQRSMEIHFNVMYPLLVNFLGFYGACAEMGINTADIGKFLQGEDTKIMETDRGLAELARKAKAAGLRQAFEENSGTGIRTALSAQGGSASQWLTDFDDFLQVYGHRQEATCDVGVPSWIEDNTIPLDMIKSFVLKDEDHDFEAAARNAMAEREGAIETARSGLTKEEQAVFDAGLQSNLEANFPWWQDDHNYYIDLKVMIPLRRVCQELADRVGADHKDDMLYLFWPELQQVAGGSTYDGGLKSLVKDRRQYFDHWGALRGEMPKVLGTVPETVEDPVLIEIFGLNPTSIRAVQNPNAAEETVLPGVAAAKGVARGIARVLQSSDDMHRLEPGSILVCESTSPSWTAAFGKIAGAACDGGGMLSHAAIVGREYGVPTVTAIGIATVAIKDGDEIEVDGTNGRVTILKRAADLAGA; from the coding sequence ATGGCCACTGTCGTCCCTGTGGAGCCGTACACCGGCGAGTGGTACCCGGGCTTCAAGCCCGAGCACCTCGAGTCGCCCTACATCATCGACGGGACCGGCCCCTTCACGAAGGAGGACGAGGACAAGTTCTGGTTCCTCGACTTCCACTGGTCCCGGGGGCTGACCCCGCTCGCGGCCTTCGCCTGGGGCCAGGACGGGTACTGCTGGGGCACCCAGCACGCGGCCGAGGCGCTCCCGCTGCCCCCCGGCCGCGGCATCACCTCGCGCTTCGCCGGCACGCACCTCTACGGCTCGGCGATCCCCGAGTCCGACCCCCGCGAGATCGGCGCCCGCGCCAACCGCCTCGGCACGAACCTCCCGCGCTTCCTGCAGAACTACCGTTCGACGTGGGAGCAGGGCCGCGACGAGCTCGAGGCCACCTGGGACCACTTCCACAACCTGGACCTGACGGCGGTGCCGACGGGTGAGCTGCCGACCCTGCTCACCGCGGCGCGGCGCTACCACCAGCGCTCCATGGAGATCCACTTCAACGTGATGTACCCGCTGCTGGTGAACTTCCTGGGCTTCTACGGGGCCTGCGCCGAGATGGGCATCAACACCGCCGACATCGGCAAGTTCCTCCAGGGCGAGGACACCAAGATCATGGAGACCGACCGCGGGCTCGCCGAGCTCGCCCGGAAGGCCAAGGCGGCCGGTCTGCGCCAGGCGTTCGAGGAGAACTCCGGCACCGGCATCCGCACCGCGCTCTCCGCGCAGGGCGGCTCGGCGTCGCAGTGGCTCACCGACTTCGACGACTTCCTGCAGGTCTACGGCCACCGCCAGGAGGCCACCTGCGACGTCGGCGTCCCCAGCTGGATCGAGGACAACACGATCCCGCTCGACATGATCAAGAGCTTCGTCCTCAAGGACGAGGACCACGACTTCGAGGCCGCCGCGCGCAACGCGATGGCCGAGCGCGAGGGCGCGATCGAGACCGCGCGGTCGGGCCTGACGAAGGAGGAGCAGGCCGTGTTCGACGCCGGCCTGCAGTCCAACCTCGAGGCCAACTTCCCGTGGTGGCAGGACGACCACAACTACTACATCGACCTCAAGGTCATGATCCCGCTGCGCCGGGTCTGCCAGGAGCTGGCCGACCGCGTCGGGGCCGACCACAAGGACGACATGCTCTACCTGTTCTGGCCCGAGCTGCAGCAGGTGGCCGGCGGCTCCACCTACGACGGCGGGCTCAAGAGCCTGGTCAAGGACCGTCGCCAGTACTTCGACCACTGGGGCGCGCTGCGCGGCGAGATGCCGAAGGTGCTCGGCACGGTCCCCGAGACCGTCGAGGACCCGGTGCTCATCGAGATCTTCGGCCTCAACCCGACCTCGATCCGCGCGGTGCAGAACCCGAACGCGGCCGAGGAGACGGTGCTGCCCGGCGTCGCCGCGGCGAAGGGCGTCGCCAGGGGCATCGCGCGCGTCCTGCAGAGCAGCGACGACATGCACCGCCTCGAGCCCGGCTCGATCCTGGTGTGCGAGTCGACCTCGCCCAGCTGGACCGCGGCCTTCGGCAAGATCGCCGGTGCGGCGTGCGACGGCGGTGGCATGCTCAGCCACGCCGCGATCGTCGGGCGGGAGTACGGCGTGCCGACCGTGACCGCGATCGGCATCGCGACCGTCGCCATCAAGGACGGCGACGAGATCGAGGTGGACGGCACCAACGGCCGGGTCACCATCCTCAAGCGCGCGGCGGATCTGGCGGGCGCATGA
- a CDS encoding Rieske 2Fe-2S domain-containing protein, whose translation MLTAEQNEQLTQVEAGTPMGEVLRRYWYPVAFTRELEEFPVKRVELLGEFFALWKSPSGRYGIVPEACPHRKASLAYGVVEADGIRCPYHGWVFDADGACTSQPAERENTQFQDRVKAQAGKVEEMGGLIWAYVGPHSAEQPAPLLPRFDTFVMDGFRDIGWVDLPCNYVQIMENAVDPHHVEFLHGRYFEFVGRHEGFTAPASFGKEHVKIGFTAFEWGIIKRRVLKGATEEDDDWKVGHPLVFPYNMRVGGGGIHQMQIRVPVNRTTTRFMLYTVHSPDGYEHVDQPQVPDYELPLFDDKGRHVTNYVEGQDMMAWVTQGPITDRTTEHLGRSDIGVAMLRKMFREQMDVVARGEDPLGTIREEHDRIDLPCEKDKFHAGGGAQFALDFCDMGSTRFSPVLDTIKKIHISAADSIAAAKAAAGEAAQAG comes from the coding sequence ATGCTGACCGCCGAGCAGAACGAGCAGCTGACCCAGGTCGAGGCCGGGACGCCGATGGGGGAGGTGCTGCGCCGCTACTGGTACCCGGTGGCGTTCACGCGCGAGCTCGAGGAGTTCCCCGTCAAGCGCGTCGAGCTGCTGGGGGAGTTCTTCGCGCTGTGGAAGAGCCCGTCGGGCCGCTACGGGATCGTGCCCGAGGCGTGCCCGCACCGGAAGGCGTCGCTGGCCTACGGCGTCGTCGAGGCCGACGGCATCCGCTGCCCGTACCACGGCTGGGTCTTCGACGCCGACGGCGCGTGCACCTCGCAGCCCGCCGAGCGCGAGAACACGCAGTTCCAGGACCGGGTGAAGGCGCAGGCCGGCAAGGTCGAGGAGATGGGCGGGCTGATCTGGGCCTACGTCGGCCCGCACTCCGCGGAGCAGCCCGCGCCCCTGCTGCCGCGCTTCGACACGTTCGTCATGGACGGCTTCCGCGACATCGGCTGGGTCGACCTGCCGTGCAACTACGTGCAGATCATGGAGAACGCGGTCGACCCGCACCACGTCGAGTTCCTGCACGGGCGCTACTTCGAGTTCGTCGGCCGCCACGAGGGCTTCACGGCGCCGGCGTCGTTCGGCAAGGAGCACGTGAAGATCGGCTTCACCGCGTTCGAGTGGGGCATCATCAAGCGCCGCGTGCTCAAGGGCGCCACCGAGGAGGACGACGACTGGAAGGTCGGCCACCCGCTGGTGTTCCCCTACAACATGCGCGTGGGCGGCGGCGGCATCCACCAGATGCAGATCCGGGTGCCGGTCAACCGGACCACCACCCGCTTCATGCTCTACACGGTGCACAGCCCCGACGGCTACGAGCACGTCGACCAGCCGCAGGTGCCCGACTACGAGCTGCCGCTGTTCGACGACAAGGGCCGCCACGTCACCAACTACGTCGAGGGCCAGGACATGATGGCCTGGGTGACGCAGGGCCCGATCACCGACCGCACCACCGAGCACCTGGGCCGCAGCGACATCGGCGTGGCGATGCTGCGCAAGATGTTCCGCGAGCAGATGGACGTCGTCGCGCGCGGCGAGGACCCGCTCGGCACGATCCGGGAGGAGCACGACCGCATCGACCTGCCGTGCGAGAAGGACAAGTTCCACGCGGGCGGCGGCGCGCAGTTCGCGCTCGACTTCTGCGACATGGGCTCCACCCGCTTCTCCCCGGTGCTCGACACCATCAAGAAGATCCACATCTCGGCCGCGGACTCGATCGCGGCCGCCAAGGCGGCGGCCGGGGAAGCGGCGCAGGCCGGATGA
- a CDS encoding HAD family hydrolase codes for MTQPPRRALLLDLGGTVFRSGSELLGEFGAVEPRVRAAVARRGPLGTETDPEWDAMIRQDISEREYWRIRSEEIGAALGRDWPIQEFMHTLYALAGDDIIRPPAAALVADARAAGHRIGVLTNDLRAFHGETAMASHPVLEQVDVLVDASVTGILKPDPRAYALAAERLGTAPGDIVFVDDMPWNIAGARRAGMIAVELDLTDPDAAFAVARAELGLGAEAAA; via the coding sequence ATGACGCAGCCACCGAGGCGCGCACTGCTGCTGGACCTGGGCGGCACGGTCTTCCGCTCCGGCAGCGAACTGCTGGGCGAGTTCGGGGCCGTCGAGCCGCGGGTGCGGGCGGCCGTCGCGCGGCGCGGGCCGTTGGGCACCGAGACCGACCCGGAGTGGGACGCGATGATCCGCCAGGACATCAGCGAGCGGGAGTACTGGCGGATCCGCAGCGAGGAGATCGGCGCGGCGCTGGGGCGGGACTGGCCGATCCAGGAGTTCATGCACACCCTCTACGCGCTGGCCGGCGACGACATCATCCGGCCGCCCGCCGCCGCGCTCGTCGCCGACGCCCGGGCCGCGGGCCACCGGATCGGCGTGCTCACCAACGACCTGCGCGCCTTCCACGGCGAGACGGCGATGGCCTCGCACCCCGTGCTGGAGCAGGTCGACGTGCTGGTGGACGCCTCGGTCACCGGCATCCTCAAGCCCGACCCCCGCGCCTACGCGCTGGCCGCCGAGCGGCTGGGCACGGCGCCGGGCGACATCGTGTTCGTCGACGACATGCCGTGGAACATCGCGGGAGCGCGGCGGGCCGGGATGATCGCAGTGGAGCTGGACCTGACCGACCCGGACGCCGCCTTCGCGGTGGCGCGCGCGGAGCTCGGCCTGGGTGCGGAGGCGGCGGCGTGA
- a CDS encoding PEP/pyruvate-binding domain-containing protein translates to MVDTASVVWVDEVDPAEAVALAGSKMGRLTELHRAGVEVPQGFAVTVGAYRRHCAESGLDGRIEEVVEWLGTDPSDAAVEDASARIRTLFEQTPMSDALAAEITEAYEELCLRAVDVNVPTAVRSSATGEDAADASFAGIFDTYLGVSGPQRVIDAVRQCWGSLFTGRALAYRLRKGISHHAMPIAVGVIELIHARASGVAFSVHPVTGKPDRIVIETSWGWGEAIVQGLVNPDHIEVGKADGRLLKYDVAHKTVVSAFDFADGRVTEIEMPAKLADRKVLDDEQIAAIAAAVTSIEEHYGYPVDVEWVISRHRRAGDPVCIVQSRPVTVTAPVAAPAAYDPVALAQKFVFSGKPIPGR, encoded by the coding sequence ATGGTCGACACCGCATCGGTGGTCTGGGTCGACGAGGTCGACCCGGCGGAGGCGGTGGCACTGGCCGGCTCCAAGATGGGGCGGCTCACCGAGCTGCACCGCGCCGGGGTGGAGGTGCCGCAGGGGTTCGCCGTCACGGTCGGGGCCTACCGGCGCCACTGCGCCGAGTCGGGCCTCGACGGGCGGATCGAGGAGGTCGTCGAGTGGCTGGGCACGGACCCGTCCGACGCCGCCGTCGAGGACGCGTCGGCGCGGATCCGGACGCTGTTCGAGCAGACCCCGATGTCCGACGCCCTGGCCGCCGAGATCACCGAGGCCTACGAGGAGCTGTGCCTGCGCGCCGTCGACGTCAACGTGCCGACGGCGGTGCGCAGCTCGGCCACCGGTGAGGACGCCGCCGACGCGTCCTTCGCCGGGATCTTCGACACCTACCTCGGCGTCTCGGGCCCGCAGCGCGTGATCGACGCGGTGCGGCAGTGCTGGGGCTCGCTGTTCACCGGGCGGGCGCTGGCCTACCGGCTGCGCAAGGGCATCTCCCACCACGCGATGCCGATCGCGGTGGGCGTGATCGAGCTGATCCACGCCCGCGCGTCCGGGGTGGCGTTCTCGGTGCACCCGGTCACCGGCAAGCCCGACCGGATCGTCATCGAGACGAGCTGGGGGTGGGGCGAGGCGATCGTGCAGGGCCTGGTCAACCCCGACCACATCGAGGTCGGGAAGGCCGACGGGCGGCTGCTCAAGTACGACGTCGCGCACAAGACGGTGGTGTCGGCGTTCGACTTCGCCGACGGGCGCGTCACCGAGATCGAGATGCCGGCCAAGCTGGCCGACCGCAAGGTCCTCGACGACGAGCAGATCGCCGCGATCGCCGCGGCCGTCACGTCGATCGAGGAGCACTACGGCTACCCCGTCGACGTGGAGTGGGTCATCTCCCGGCACCGGCGCGCGGGCGACCCGGTCTGCATCGTGCAGTCGCGGCCGGTCACCGTCACCGCCCCGGTGGCGGCCCCGGCCGCCTACGACCCGGTGGCGCTGGCGCAGAAGTTCGTGTTCAGCGGGAAGCCGATCCCGGGGCGGTAG
- a CDS encoding Rieske (2Fe-2S) protein: MSLVPLDGADGRDAWTVRSGDGRAFAVFRVDDGLRVTDAVCPHNKGPLDQGWLRDGRVVVCPWHWYRFDLDTGACETAPQHHLATYPVVERDGARFADVGEPAAPLSWAERLRAHARGE, encoded by the coding sequence GTGAGCCTGGTCCCGCTCGACGGGGCGGACGGCCGCGACGCGTGGACCGTCCGCTCCGGTGACGGGCGCGCCTTCGCGGTGTTCCGCGTCGACGACGGGCTCCGCGTCACCGACGCCGTGTGCCCGCACAACAAGGGCCCGCTCGACCAGGGCTGGCTGCGCGACGGGCGCGTGGTCGTCTGCCCGTGGCACTGGTACCGCTTCGACCTCGACACCGGCGCGTGCGAGACCGCCCCCCAGCACCACCTCGCCACCTACCCGGTGGTGGAGCGCGACGGCGCCCGCTTCGCCGACGTCGGCGAGCCGGCGGCACCCCTGTCGTGGGCCGAGCGCCTCCGCGCGCACGCCCGCGGCGAGTAG
- a CDS encoding IclR family transcriptional regulator has translation MEGNARPSWELGSVRNAARLLKEFSRTDRELGVSELSRRLGLATSTVHRMLATLAAERFVERAPGGYRLGIALFELGASVGSHLDLHEAAMPVMATLRHTTGETVQLAVLDGMESVYIDRLESPHTVRIFSRVGTRLPATTTSTGKSLLAALEPEELDLRLAHWVPRRHTPFTIVDEATLRTRLREVAERGWAENREESRVGVVSVGAPVRGADGAVIAALSVAAPTDRAAAPALRRIRTGVVEAAAVISRRLGHVP, from the coding sequence ATGGAGGGAAACGCCCGGCCGTCGTGGGAGCTCGGGTCGGTGCGCAACGCCGCGCGCCTGCTCAAGGAGTTCTCCCGGACCGACCGCGAGCTCGGCGTCTCGGAGCTGTCCCGGCGCCTGGGCCTGGCCACGTCGACGGTGCACCGGATGCTGGCGACGCTGGCCGCCGAGCGGTTCGTCGAGCGGGCGCCCGGCGGCTACCGCCTCGGGATCGCGCTGTTCGAGCTCGGCGCCAGTGTCGGCTCGCACCTGGACCTGCACGAGGCCGCAATGCCCGTCATGGCAACGCTGCGGCACACCACGGGCGAGACCGTGCAGCTCGCCGTGCTCGACGGCATGGAGTCGGTCTACATCGACCGCCTGGAGAGCCCGCACACCGTCCGCATCTTCTCCCGCGTCGGCACCCGGCTCCCCGCGACGACGACGAGCACCGGCAAGTCGCTGCTCGCCGCGCTGGAGCCCGAGGAGCTGGACCTGCGCCTGGCGCACTGGGTGCCGCGCCGCCACACCCCGTTCACGATCGTCGACGAGGCGACGCTGCGGACGCGGCTGCGCGAGGTCGCCGAGCGCGGGTGGGCCGAGAACCGGGAGGAGAGCCGCGTGGGCGTCGTGTCGGTGGGGGCGCCGGTGCGCGGGGCCGACGGGGCGGTGATCGCGGCGCTGTCGGTGGCCGCCCCGACCGACCGCGCCGCCGCCCCGGCGCTGCGCCGCATCCGGACCGGCGTCGTGGAGGCGGCGGCGGTGATCAGCAGGCGGCTGGGGCACGTGCCCTGA